In Pseudophryne corroboree isolate aPseCor3 chromosome 2, aPseCor3.hap2, whole genome shotgun sequence, the sequence GCTCTACATAACTGCACTTTATTTGTTTTAATTTATTTTAGTCTTATTCAAAATAAGAATTCCAAGTTTATATGCTTTAATGGGACTGAATAAGAAACACAAAAGCCATGTCATAAACCTCctttatttctatatatttttttaataacagAGTTTTTTCACCTCAATAGAAAATATAGGGAGACAGTTTTTTATATAAATCCCCCATGTAGTAGGAAAAGTCAGTGGAGGCTAATACTCCTGATTCCTACGTCCCAGAGCGAGTGGAACGCAAAGCAGGAAGCGCCGGCCGTAGGTGGAACGCAAGCGCCGAGGTGGAATGCAAGGCGGAAGTCGGGAGGAGACACTTCCGCCGGGGGATCAGTACACTACCACACGCTGAGCTCCGCTGATACAGAGAATCAGCCTGAGCTCTGAGGCGGGGGGAGTGAATTAAGTGCACCCATAGGGACATCGGCTACATCTGGGATCACACCGGAAGCCGTTTTTAAGAAATTTTATTAAATTATTTTGAGGTTAATAAAAATCATTTTAAAGTAATGTGTATTATAATGAAATGTATGTAAAAGAGAGATTATTTTCATATGAATTTTATTGAAATTTGAAACAATTGAATGTATTAGGGAATTTTACTTCCTGGAATGGATCCACCAATGAGATTCCAGGAAGGGGTATATATACCCCCCTATTTACACTAGCCcaaacaccttgataaaggctctggtGTGCCGAAACGCGTCAGTGAACAGCATTTGCCTGGACAGCAACCCAGTTTTGGACTCTGACGGTGGATCCTTGTTCCAGAGAGGCCCCAGAGACACTATACAAAACGAGActtggtgtgcattatacacctTAATTTGAGGTACGCTGCCAGCCTTATGTTTTAATACCCTTGTTCTTAcattaaaattgagttacactattgtggTCCCTCCTGTTTTTTCTTTACATATACTGGAGATGAAGAATTTACATTTTTCTGAACCAAATGTGAAGAGAGAATTGGAGAACCTATAACTCAAATGGACTTGAGAGAACAAGGGAATCACGTATTTTGGGCATCTTTATTGGAATCAGACATTGTGAATCTACTTTTTTATATGAATCTCACCTAATAAGGGGGGAACAAGGATATAGAACTGTGACTGTATTATATCACAATAGGAGATTGCGCAGAAACCACACCCTTGTACCTTCTagacccattaggtcaacacccattagtcGACAGTGGATAATTCAACACTAGAAATCGGATGatactgccattaggtcgacattaataagatcgacgtgagttttttaatgttttttgggggTTGTTTTCTTTGTCAAGTTAcgaggaaccccagttagtgcaccacgtccccttgcatgtctcgcgtcgctcaccatgctgcgggcaaggtgcctcgctgcactcggcacaggttacctttcccaatcatagtccacgtggatcattaagtatgaaaaagtccccccaaaaaagtgaaaaactcatgttaacctttttcatgttgaccttgttcatgtcgcccTAATTGCAGTGTCAatctatttctagtgttgacctatccactgtcgaccaatgggtgtcgacctagaatccAGATACTGTCTTGCAAAGGTGATTTGCAACCCAGCATCAATTAACTTCCACATGGTGGACTATACATCTTGTCCtggactgcagaaataaaaaaatcttACTTGAGGAAACATTTGATGAAGATGTGGTGGAATAGGCCACGTTCTGTTGATTTTGCTGACAACTACTCATTTGTCATGCAGGATGAGGCCCAGAGCTATCATTGGACCAGTGCTCAAGCTAAAATTGTCCCATTTGTGGTGCATTACAAGTGAGAAACAAAAATGGAACATCTTGGATATGTTATTTCACACTGTCTGGAACACAACACAGTGGCATTCTACTGCTTCCAGAGGAAACACAATCTTTTTGAAGACAAATTTTCAGAAACCAGCAAAAACAGATCTTCAGCTTCTCCAATGGGTCAGCCTCTCTATTTAAGAACAATAAATACTTTGCCAACTTATGCTTTCATAAAGATGGTTTTGATATAGAAGCAGAGTGGCATTTTCCAGCAACTGCACATGGCAAAGGGCCTTGCGAGGGTGTAGGTGGCACAGTGAAAAGGTTAGCATCCTTAGCATGCTGGCAACATCCATATGATGATCAGATTCTTACACCACAACACATTTTTGACTGGGCAGAGGAAAATGACAAAAATGCATTTTACTTTCTCAGCACAAGAAGAACATACTGAGATAGCAATATTTCTGGATGATCGCTTCAAAAACAGCAACAATTCCTGGATCCAGAAAGTCCATGCTTTCATATCGGCAGTATCGGCTTACAAAAAATTAGAAAAGATTGAGATACGTGGTACACTCTGGAAGCTTCTAGGCTTTTAGCTCTGCTGATATATGTTCTTATAATAATTTGCAGTACTAAAACattactttttattattttatgtactAAAAGGATATTGATATCCATGTTGTATAAATAATAAGGAATTTTTTAAGTTAAAATATAGATCTAGACAAAAATATGTGCGTGAAGGATATGAAATAGTGATTAAAAACAAAATATTTCCGCTGAGTCTTTTTGTCTATTTGTTATTTTGTTATCAGATAGTAGTTACCATATTGACATAAAGAATTTTTCCTGTTATGTTTCACTTATATTGTTACTTTTTACTGTcaacataatatcagtgttgctatTTGTAGGTATCTCttctagggtctaattcagagttgatcgcagcagcaaatttgttagcagttacccCTAAATCCTAGTCCATCTCCTACATATCTTTATGGTCCCTATACATCAGCAATAAATTGTTGCATTGTCCTGATCCACGGCTGTGTCGGGGAATGTGGAATATGAAATATGTGTAAAAATCCTGATTCCCCAAAGGATCGTTGAACATCGCTGGCTGCCAGTCGCGGTGCCGGCAGGTTGGGGAATCGTGGCcactgatgtatgggggccattactGTACAGTTTAGTTTGCCAGATGGATAtttgtttgtttctctgcagggtaaagctAAATAGCAATTCCCAAGCTTCTCAGATATAATACACCTGCAGATGCTTCTAGGAGCGTGGGACATTATCTGCTGCAGACAACATAGGATCTGTATAAGTTGCTAGATCTACAAAAATGGAGCCTAGGATCAACAATTCACATGTAAATTGTTATATAAAATCTCAGATGACATATTACTTTCATATAAACATTTTTAACAGATTATATGACTCAAATGTGCTAAGTGGTAATCACTAAACTCATGAAAATTATCTGATCAAGAAGCCTATTGCTAGGCTACAGACTTACCATGACTTTCTAGAGTCAAATAAAAATTGGACTTCATTAGCGCAATCAGTAAGTAGTGGTAATGCATATGGGACAGACATAAGCTGCTCATATTAAGCAACAATACACATTTTTCATTCATTTGCTGAATTGCTTTAAGGCTAATGGTGCTGATGATGAACACAAGTCTGTTTGAGCGTACATTGCGTGTTTTTACAGTGTAcacactctggggtaaatttactaagatgggagttctatttaagatgggatgttgcccatagcaaccaatcagcttctacttctcatttatctagcaccttctagaagataatacctggaatctgattggttgctatgggcaacatcccatcttaaatagaactcccatcttagcagTGGCggtactagcgagcggtgggcccaggtgcgacaaaatgctttgattTTCTGGGATCCTATGTGGACAATAAGGGGGATTTCAATTAGCCACGGTACCGTGGGCAAATTGATCCCCAGAGccatccaattagccctgaagtcAACAGGTAGGAGATCCACCCTGATGCTGGCTTAAATAAAATACTGGATAGCTAGTGTGTTAACGGGTGCCGTGAACCTGTTGACGCATACAGTAGGTCTATGAACTTTTCACAGATTTTGTTGGGACCAGATCAATTGTTTTGTGGGCACCCAAACGTATTGGGTACCcactggggctattcaattgttgccccCATTGGGTGTGCATGCCACATATGTGCACCTATTAGTACCAGGATTAGCCACGCAAAGCGGCTAAGCCTATCTAAAGTACAGGTTAGGATGCTCAAACTCTTGTTTGAACACCCAAACCACAGAGTTtatgcacatttcaacttgcacctcaggaggctgcgagctgaaatgtctcCCCGGCTTTATGTGctcccaaacggagcaacaattgaattgttctgTTGGGCATCCTCTAGTTTCACATGGGgagacaattgaatcggccccaataTGTTAACGATCTATAAAACGTTAATTTAATGAGCATTAACAAGGGTTTCGGGTGAAAAAGGGTGTACAATTAAAAAGCCCCAGCCATTAAAGCCAAACACTACCACCCTATTTCACCATGTTAACACCTATGATTGAATTCACTCTCAGACCTGTAAAATCACCTTGTCAGCTGTATGTTGATTACAGATATTTAGTATTGTAAACTCAACCTAATGTATAAGTAGTCTATTTAATCAAGTGAGGATTTACCAGTAATACAATTCTCTAGATACCTCAATGTGAATGCTAATTACAACTGGATGATTTTGACCAATATTTCTTCAAACCGTCAATATGGAAAACCCCCTCTATAGATTCAACCGCGTACCACTCAGTGGCAAATTACTATGTTCTACCTCAGATCTGTTGTAAAGGGAGCCACATTTGTGTATGCATTTTCCAGGGATCTAAGGATCTTAGATTATATGCTTTAGAGCAGTTCTTCTCAACTCCAGACCTCCGGTACAGGTAATTTTTTTCAAGAATTCTACCTGTGGAAACAGGTGCGATAATTACTGAACCAGCGTAGCTTTACTCACCTGTGCTTGATTaaggaaatccagaaaacatgacctgttgtggCAACTTGAGCattggagttgagaaccactgttttagtGGCTCAGGTATTGGCACTGTCCATTATTATAGAAAGGAATTGGGCTCAACATTTTCTTGGAGAAAAATTCATCCAGGTAGTCAGTCAGATGTCCGTCAGGTGTGTCACAACATCTTTCATGTAAAATGTATTtgttcggtactttgcacatgcgccaGCTTGCGTAACCTCATGGATCATTCAGCCAGCCAGTGATGTCTCAGGTGATCTGATGCTGTTTTCTCAgatgtctacttataccagacacctcctgctgcattatcatatgctagcatcactgctgcttccaagtaagcagcagcaatGCTAAATACAACCACAACAGAatcaggggtggtattcagtatgccggctgttgggatcccagcgctcagtataccggtgccagaatcccgacacccagtataccgacacctattctctctcttgggggtccacgactcccgcaaggggctcatttgcgcccgggatcccggcgccggtatgctggccgccggcataccacactacaccccagaatcaggcccattgtgcagaCTGAGACATCATTTTATGGTGGAGCAACAGGCTCAAATTGTTCTGGTGCGATTTTTAGCTGCCTATCTAGTAAGTGCTTTATGGCTTATCAATCTACATGTTCCCTCTAATTGTACAACATAATAGTGGCGGTAGATGTGTGATTGAGCTGTTCTACCCATTGCAATACAAGCTCACATTTACTGTATATGGAACATTGTTTCTCATCTCAATGCTGACACTTTCTGTTTTATTTAGTGAGTTATATATAATACATAGGGTAGTGCCAAGTGTTTTGCCTTCATATAACTTCTTTATATGTTTATAAAACACTTCACACCTAAACTAAAAAGTTCTATAGTTTCAAATGAATGAAACTGAAAAGCACAGTCTCCTTGCCTTTCCTCTTATTGCTGAAGCAAATCGCCTTCATGGCCACTGCTATGTGAATTGACTTGGAAAATGAAAAAGGTAATACTAGCATACTTAACTTTCTCATTCTCTATCAGAACATGGCAGTGGCTTGGGTCAGACTAAAGAAACAGGGAGGCTTTTAAGTTTTTAATTTCTTGTTTTTAACCTATTCATGTCCACTGTCATGTTCTACATCACATAGATTGTATGGTATTTTTTTAAAAAGCTGAACCAATATAGAGTCATTAGGTTAGGAGATAGCACCTCATAAATATTTGGTCATGAGGTGCCTCTGAGATGTCTCTGGCTTCTTGTGAAATAAATAAAGCATATGCCCTTATGTATACTGAATCAGTCCACAGAACGGGTTTAGTatgcctccgggtactccggtttcatcccacaatccaaaaatatactggtaggttaattggatcccaacataaGAATTAactctagtatgaatgtgtgtacatgtggaagtgaatatagattgtaagctccactggggcagggaccgatgtgaatggccaaatattctgtgtaaagcgctgcggaatatgtgtgcgctatataaaataactgataaataataaatacctacaatcagggacggactggggtATGAATTCGGCCCTGGCATGTGATTGCACGCACGCACACATGCCAGGGGCATGCGCGCCATCTACTGGGGCGCGTCGTGAGTCATGGGgggtggactcgcggcacgcctccatttctatggagacgggaggggaggcaggggagcggCCAGAGCAGAGAACTGGAGTTTGCGATGAGCGCTGCCTTCCCGGCTCTCTACCTGACAGCACCGGCCCACAAGCCCATCGgcctttctggcatttgccagaagtgccagatggccagtccggccctgctacaatcaaaatcccaacagtcaaaatacagacaacaattgactgatggtcaaaatcccgacaaggtaataatgccgacatttaaaatgtcggcaggtcaaaatgtcgacacaagttttttgtttttttttgggtgtgtatgtcgacatggacaccgtataagtgtaccacgtcccctcaggcacggtgccttgctgcactctccacactattatgttccccctccaggtccactgggatggtaaagtatgaacaagtcggtttcaatgaaaaactcatgtcgactttttgacctgtcaacagtttaaatgtctgtattttgaccctgttggtattttaaatatcgatattttgaccatgtcgggattttgaccgtaggtcaatggttgttggtattttgtccgtcgagattttgattgtaggtaaattaacGGTATCCCCACAGAACGTGGCTGTACTAAAGTACACTATGAAATTCTGTTCTGTGTGTAATGGCCAAGTTTGTAGGCGTTCAATGTGTGGAGACATATACAGTATTGCCAGATGTAGTGGTGCCACCAGCTCCCTATGGACATACATATCATCTTCCTCCCAGTTGGGACAGTTGTCTCAAGTAAAGACTGCCGTGCCAAAATCAGATGGTTGGGAAATTTGCATCCAGCATGATTTTATGTAATAACATACAGTAACCGCATACATTTGTTATTACTAAAAGTATAAACAGGTGCCCAAAGATAGATAAGGATATTATGTTCCTGGAACTCTAACAACATTAACTGGCAGACGTATTCCAGACCAAAACAGCTTACGAATAGGTTTATTAGCTGTGTTCATTTCATTAATGTCACAAGATTCTTTACACAATAGCATACAATTTGCATATAGAATTACACATTTCACATTTTGACATTCACAAGAATTCCTGTAGGAATTATTTTGCATTTAAATAATTTTTCAAAAACATATTTGGAAATTTTGATTtatatcagcttgtttcatatcttTTATAATACTGCTTCATTATGTTCAGTAGCATTTAATTATAGCCTGCAGGTGTCATTGTTCCCATTGATCAAATGTTTTGCTCCACAGACAATAACAAAGCTCTGCCCAACTCATTCGAAGGCATTCTAACAAAcaccaagggccaaatgtaatagagtgagagtttcaaaaagtgagagatttggtaaggttttgcagttttttttaaagtggcaatcatttacacagcaagatcaaccaggttttgcagtgtaaatgattgccactttaaaaaaaaactgaaaaccttaccaaatctcttactttctgaaactctcactctattacatttggccccaaatgtAATCATGGCTGCAGTCATTTTTCTTCTAATAATTTCCTTTTGTAATTGTATGTTTCCAGAGGTTTTCCCCTTTTGAAAGGCAAATAATTACTTAAAAGAGGTACTAACCTTTTAAACATCATTGAATAATATAGACAATTTTATGCTAGTAATAGTAATTAAACAATGCATGGAGACAGTAATCATATATAACTGTTGAGCATCCATGGAATCTAATATGCAAACTGAAAGCTTTTATGTATCATTATGTCATGATTTACTCTTTTGATATACAAATAGATAAACAGGACATTTGATAATCATACTGATTTAATTTATCATACATGTAAGTTGTATAAATTTGTGTATGAGTTTCCTGATTTATATAGATGTAAAATGTAACAGTATACCCAAAGCTTATATCTAAAAGCAGTATATTGACAATCATTTAGGTTAACTCTAACCATAAGCTAACAAAGAACAGTCCCTCCAAGGACGTACATACTTGAAAGGAAAAATGAAGGATACAGGAGGATGTTTCCTTTGCAGTACCAGGTGATATAATACTAAATAATCATGTGATAGAATGTGAATAATATAAGTGGTTGCTTGTAGTTTAGGCACTTGTACGGTATGTAATGCTTTATGTATTAATTGTTCCCCACATCCAGGGCATTCTTaaaagcattgtaggccctgggcaaagaagtgcactggggcccctactcacccattcatgggaataaataaaaataataatgaattaCCCCTCTTGTAGTTCCTCTCCATCTCTCCACATGCCTCCATACAATGACTGACCCAcaacactctgattggtggataactcAAAACATCCactaatcagcatgctgacagcggtTCACTGTCtgtctgcaggctgggaggcagatagagaattctacactctgattggtggatagctccagccatccaccaatcagcatgctgacagctattcgctgtctggctgcaggctgagaggcaggtactatacctgcctcccaagaagctccagaagcaccagcaCAGTCTGTCCCCtcttgaaggcccctagaatcgtggggcTCTGCGCAGATGCCCAGTGAGCCCATACGTTAAGATGGACCTGCCCACATCCCTTAGACTGGAAGGTCATTTGGTCAGAGCCATCTTAACCTGCCCTTGATTTCATTGAACATTATTTACTGTATTTCTATCTTGATTGCACTCAGAGTCTAATTCATGTCTGTACACACATGCCTACACAGCTGTGTCTTTTCAGCCTATGGACTTGCTAGTtatcgcaagtgaagctgctgaCCAGAAAAGAGTATAGATGCCCACTGCAGCCATCGCAAAAACCTCAGCCACTTTCTACACATACACAGCATCATCACAGTAATGAGGAACAGCGACGCTGCCaccatgtttctctgcatacacGGTAGCTGCCAAAGGCAGATACACGCTCTAAGAAAACAGccgcggcacgcctgcgtttttgccgccactccacattacttcccccaaatggtcccttcctgccaatcactctgtATTTAAATTCTCACTGTGAGCGGCATCACTAAGGCACCTAGGTGCATGCGCACTGCGATCGCAGGCCCATGCGCAGTCTACTGATAATTGCTCAGTTGCGTGAATATCGGCATAGCGTGCAAACTTGAAGTAGGCCCTCGTGTACAGTGCTGCGTAATATGTTGGCGCATTATAAATAAAGGATATCAAGATCAGTACAAACATTTAATAAAAACATTTTGCATTAAAAAGAATAGAAAACAATACAATTTAGCCAGCCTCCTGTTTTAAAATGGGAAAATAAACaactaataaaaatatatatataataaaatggtgTTTGGGGAGTTGGGGACCTGGATATACTGTAAGGATATTTCTgtattattatatgtaattgtagAGCAGGTATTTTGGCTCTCTTGGTTTTGTACAGTAATTAGAGATGATCCTGTCTTGTATACAGTCAATATAGTTAGTGTTACATTTGTCACACTTGCATCTTAATGCCACAAGGTAGGTATACAGCGGGTTTACATGCATTGGGCATCCTGGAACCGAGACAGTCTTGTATATATAATCGCTGTATGTGCAGACATTTTGACTCGGATTGGTCTTTGGTTGTCTTCCCTTCATGTTGGGGTCCTGTGAAGGAAAACAACAACATTAGATGCTGTAAGGAAAGATAATTGCAGCAGTTTATACCTCTGAGAACCGAATTGCTGGGAACACACGTTGCAATTATCTGGCCACTCCACTCGATATAGGTAGATCGCCCAGATAATTGTTGCGTGTATGTGCATGATTCATCTGAAAATATTGAACAGTTGGGCATGCCAGCTCATCCAGCATATCCATCCAATGCAATATTTCATTTGCCTGCACTGGGCAGTGTATGCCCTGCCGCAGCTGACCAATGGACATTTCCCCTGTTCTGTCAAAGGGAAGGAACGTGTAATTGTCTTCTCCCCAGAGGAAGAGCGCAGATATTGGGTGGCCTACGTGAGAAATCTGCAGGCATTTCATCTGTCAGTATATGTCCAGCGTAACTCTTCAGATTGCAAATGCATAATGTGCCAGCTATGTTAAAAGTCCCCTGGATGCATTTCAGCTGTCAGGACTGTTAGGAAGTATGTTCCGTTACAATGAAAGGGTACTTTTAGGAGGGGTGTTGGAGGAACTTCAGGAGCACTAGAAAGGCATTCAGTCCTGACTGCAGGACTGTGAGACAGTCCCCCAAAAATTGGAACAGTTTCGGAGTTGGGAATAGATACGTTTAGGAGGTAGGTATGCAATTGTTCTTGCTAATAAAATGCACATTTTGATAGTAAACAAACGAAGCACAATTCAGTTTAGAAAGTAAAATCATACACATAGAACAGATGTGATATCAGATATTAACTCATTAAATACCACTACTAAATTTATACAAAACTAGTATTTGGGAACCCTCATATGCATGTCACTTGTTATTGTGCCCGGCATTGCTTGTCTCCCCTCAGCTCCCTCACCCCCAATCTCCATGTCTCTCATCTCTGTTCCACTCATCTCCCCCGACATAACTGACAGGAGGCGCTGACAGGGTGAAACTGTCCTGTCCTAACAGCACTGgtgggggagacaggagagaggcCTAAGAGGTCTAtcaactaagccttgg encodes:
- the TSHB gene encoding thyrotropin subunit beta is translated as MAAIFMASFLFCIAFGHVFSMCMLTEYTMYVEREECAYCIAVNTTICSGYCKTADPNMKGRQPKTNPSQNVCTYSDYIYKTVSVPGCPMHVNPLYTYLVALRCKCDKCNTNYIDCIQDRIISNYCTKPREPKYLLYNYI